A segment of the Streptomyces sp. NBC_01235 genome:
TGGCGCCTGCATCCCAGGCGTTTGCTATGAGCTCCGATATGACTGGGGGAAGAGTTGAGTACATCTGCACGCCAAGGTGCTTGATCGTGGCCGGGTCGAACTCCATCTTGTATGGGCTGATCACCATGAATCACCTCACGCGTCGCAGACTTGAAGTGATCATCTTGTCGTAACTAGGCGATCCCTGCAGGGCTTTGCCCCCAACGCCCCGGCTTGCGGGCCCGGCTTGGTCAACGTCCAGCCCAGTACCTCGCCGCCCTACTCGCACGCTTTGCTCAGACATGATCTTCGACGTGCGGTGGGCGAAGCATGTCCTTGACGGTTCCCGCGCCCCGCCGCGTACCGCGGAGCGGGCAGAGGTGTGCGGAGACACGGATCCGCACGCAGGCGTTCGGCCGGCCCTGCTCGCGCGCACGCCGGACAAGCTCTCCTGCGTCAGATGCGGTCTCCTGATCCGGCGCAGCGCTCGGCTTCACGGGAAGCTCCCGTTACCGGCGAAGCAAACCGTTATTCCACGAGCACATCGTCTCGATCGCCCCTCACACAACTTGGGTAGCGCAGCGAGCAGTGGCTTGTCGCCCTGATGCAGAGCCATCCCTCCCAGGGCAGGGGGTACCGGATGGCCCTACCTGATGCACTTCTGCTCGCCACGCACGGCGACGCCGTAATTCTCAGCTGCTCAGCTCAGCGTCGTAGCGAGTTTGAGCACGGTCCAAGGCCTCGTCCACGTCGCAGCCGTGCGCTCGAAGCCAGTGAAGGAAATCCGCGATGGCCGTGATCACCGAATCCTCGGCCACGGCCATCCCCAGTCTGCTCACGCCGGGCCGGAGGGACGACTTCGCCGCAGCGTAGAACTCCAACAGCGCCTCGGCCCGCCGCACACCAGGGCCTTCCACATGGCCGTTCGGCGCCGTAAGACCCGTTTCCAGCTCACACCACGTGACCTTCCGGTCGAGACGGAGCTGCACGCCCCAGCGTGCGGCGACCGCGTCGACGAGGGCCATGCCTCGCCCTCCCTCCGAGTCAACGTTCGCGTCGAGGAGGGTGGGCAGGGCGCGCGTGTCAGGATCGTGGACCTCGATACGCAGATGCACCCCGTTCATGGAGACCGCGAGCATGGCCGGTGTTCCCGGGCCGACATGCGTGATGACGTTGGACGCCAACTCGCTCACACAAAGCTGGGCTTCGTCGGTGACCGAGTGCAAACCCCAGATGCCGAGGTGCAGCTGCATGACCCGACGCAGGGCGGCCACCTCCGCCGGCTCGGCTGTGAAGGCCAGGTCCCACGGTTTGCGCGTCATACACGCTTTCTGTCCCACGAAAACCCCTCTCGTCGCAGGTGACACCCCGGCAAGCCACTCATTGTCATGAGGCGTCACAATGAGTCGCGTTGTCATCAGAGTGCAGCCGGCGGATCCCTTCGTGCAATGTGCACGGCGAGATTCCCACTTCCGAGTGATTGGCAAGTGCATCCCTTGGCGCGAGACTGAACGCCCGCTATTCGAAACGGGGTTGATATGGCCGGATCACCTACAGCACGCCGTCGTCGCCTCTCGTACGAGCTGAAGAACCTCCGTGAACAGTCCACTCTCACCTGCGCCCAGGTCGGCGCGGCTCTGGACTGGAGCGGCTCCAAGGTCAACCGCATGGAGACGGGCAGCGGCCGGGTGCAGCCGTCGGACATCGACGCCCTCTGCCGGTTCTACGGCACCAGCGATGAGCTGCGCGAGTTCCTCAAGTCGCTCGCCCGGCAGGCCAAGATGCGGGGCTGGTGGCAGGTCCACGGCTCAGGTGTTCCGGAATGGTTCAACATCTACATCGGGCTCGAACAGGAGGCTTCCACCTTCCGCCAGTACCAGTGCGA
Coding sequences within it:
- a CDS encoding ATP-binding protein, which produces MTRKPWDLAFTAEPAEVAALRRVMQLHLGIWGLHSVTDEAQLCVSELASNVITHVGPGTPAMLAVSMNGVHLRIEVHDPDTRALPTLLDANVDSEGGRGMALVDAVAARWGVQLRLDRKVTWCELETGLTAPNGHVEGPGVRRAEALLEFYAAAKSSLRPGVSRLGMAVAEDSVITAIADFLHWLRAHGCDVDEALDRAQTRYDAELSS